Proteins encoded in a region of the Pseudomonas viciae genome:
- a CDS encoding lysophospholipid acyltransferase: protein MDKLKGALLVGALRLFALLPWRAVQAVGSAIGWFMWKLPNRSRDVVRINLAKCFPEMDPAERERLVGQSLKDIGKSLTESACAWIWPAQRSIDLVREVEGLEVLKEALASGKGVVGITSHLGNWEVLNHFYCSQCKPIIFYRPPKLKAVDELLRKQRVQLGNKVAASTKEGILSVIKEVRKGGQVGIPADPEPAESAGIFVPFFATQALTSKFVPNMLAGGKAVGVFLHALRLPDGSGYKVILEAAPDAMYSTDTETACAAMSQVVERYVRAYPSQYMWSMKRFKKRPPGEARWY from the coding sequence GTGGATAAGTTGAAAGGCGCCTTGCTGGTTGGCGCTCTGCGGTTGTTTGCGCTGCTGCCCTGGCGCGCGGTGCAAGCGGTGGGCTCGGCCATTGGCTGGTTCATGTGGAAACTGCCCAACCGTTCCCGCGACGTGGTGCGGATCAACCTCGCCAAATGTTTTCCCGAGATGGACCCGGCCGAGCGTGAACGCCTGGTGGGCCAAAGCCTCAAGGACATCGGCAAATCCCTGACCGAAAGCGCCTGCGCCTGGATCTGGCCGGCCCAGCGTTCCATCGACCTGGTGCGTGAAGTCGAAGGGCTGGAAGTATTGAAGGAAGCGCTGGCCTCCGGCAAAGGCGTGGTGGGTATCACCAGCCACCTGGGCAACTGGGAAGTGCTCAACCACTTCTATTGCAGCCAGTGCAAACCGATCATTTTCTACCGTCCGCCCAAGCTCAAGGCGGTGGATGAGTTGCTGCGTAAACAGCGTGTGCAGTTGGGCAACAAAGTCGCCGCGTCTACCAAGGAAGGCATCCTCAGTGTCATCAAGGAAGTGCGCAAAGGTGGCCAAGTGGGCATCCCCGCCGACCCGGAACCGGCCGAGTCCGCCGGCATCTTCGTGCCCTTCTTCGCCACCCAGGCCCTGACCAGCAAGTTCGTACCGAACATGCTCGCCGGCGGCAAAGCCGTCGGCGTCTTCCTTCACGCCCTGCGCCTGCCGGACGGCTCCGGCTACAAAGTCATCCTCGAAGCCGCCCCGGACGCGATGTACAGCACCGACACCGAAACCGCCTGCGCGGCCATGAGCCAAGTGGTGGAACGCTATGTACGGGCTTACCCAAGCCAGTACATGTGGAGCATGAAACGCTTCAAGAAACGCCCGCCGGGTGAGGCGCGGTGGTATTGA